Proteins from one Malaya genurostris strain Urasoe2022 chromosome 2, Malgen_1.1, whole genome shotgun sequence genomic window:
- the LOC131430542 gene encoding DNA-binding protein RFXANK isoform X1 — MSSSPNSDEDRKIEFNPLLLTGNRKSAFLPYKPTNTVLTNLQRGNTEANIASEICLNFHEKTGQGEITEEQVRTEKLVDAVDSNNLTPLHWACYYGQLAATQILINVLFSCGAEVNRQATDMVTPLLLASAGGHHEIVRLLLQKGAKVNHMDVVGNTALMYAAAGNHPHTCNELLSRCARFTDSNEDGETAYSLALKNQAGLSQAVLENYITALLMS, encoded by the exons ATGAGTTCATCTCCTAACTCCGACGAAGATAG GAAAATTGAGTTCAACCCATTACTACTGACTGGTAACCGGAAAAGTGCATTTCTACCGTACAAGCCTACGAATACAGTGCTAACGAACTTACAACGGGGTAATACCGAGGCAAACATTGCTAGTGAAATATGTTtgaattttcacgaaaaaacgGGCCAAGGTGAAATAACAGAAGAACAAGTACGCACGGAAAAGTTGGTGGACGCTGTGGATTCAAATAACTTGACCCCTCTACATTGGGCCTGCTACTATGGGCAGCTTGCAGCTACTCAGATATTGATCAA CGTACTTTTCAGTTGCGGTGCAGAAGTTAATCGACAGGCCACTGATATGGTTACTCCGCTGCTTCTTGCCAGTGCAGGTGGTCATCACGAAATCGTCCGACTACTACTTCAGAAGGGTGCGAAAGTGAACCATATGGATGTGGTGGGTAATACCGCCCTGATGTATGCCGCGGCTGGAAATCACCCACACACATGTAATGAGTTACTCAGTAGATGCGCAAGATTTACCGACAGTAACGAAGACGGCGAGACCGCCTACAGCTTGGCATTGAAAAATCAAGCTGGTTTGTCACAAGCCGTACTGGAAAACTACATTACGGCATTGTTGATGTCCTAG
- the LOC131430542 gene encoding DNA-binding protein RFXANK isoform X2: MSSSPNSDEDRKIEFNPLLLTGNRKSAFLPYKPTNTVLTNLQRGNTEANIASEICLNFHEKTGQGEITEEQVRTEKLVDAVDSNNLTPLHWACYYGQLAATQILINCGAEVNRQATDMVTPLLLASAGGHHEIVRLLLQKGAKVNHMDVVGNTALMYAAAGNHPHTCNELLSRCARFTDSNEDGETAYSLALKNQAGLSQAVLENYITALLMS; this comes from the exons ATGAGTTCATCTCCTAACTCCGACGAAGATAG GAAAATTGAGTTCAACCCATTACTACTGACTGGTAACCGGAAAAGTGCATTTCTACCGTACAAGCCTACGAATACAGTGCTAACGAACTTACAACGGGGTAATACCGAGGCAAACATTGCTAGTGAAATATGTTtgaattttcacgaaaaaacgGGCCAAGGTGAAATAACAGAAGAACAAGTACGCACGGAAAAGTTGGTGGACGCTGTGGATTCAAATAACTTGACCCCTCTACATTGGGCCTGCTACTATGGGCAGCTTGCAGCTACTCAGATATTGATCAA TTGCGGTGCAGAAGTTAATCGACAGGCCACTGATATGGTTACTCCGCTGCTTCTTGCCAGTGCAGGTGGTCATCACGAAATCGTCCGACTACTACTTCAGAAGGGTGCGAAAGTGAACCATATGGATGTGGTGGGTAATACCGCCCTGATGTATGCCGCGGCTGGAAATCACCCACACACATGTAATGAGTTACTCAGTAGATGCGCAAGATTTACCGACAGTAACGAAGACGGCGAGACCGCCTACAGCTTGGCATTGAAAAATCAAGCTGGTTTGTCACAAGCCGTACTGGAAAACTACATTACGGCATTGTTGATGTCCTAG